Part of the Patagioenas fasciata isolate bPatFas1 chromosome 24, bPatFas1.hap1, whole genome shotgun sequence genome is shown below.
CTTCAGTGGGTCACAGAACCAGGCTGTGCGCTCCGGATGGGAGCGTTCCACTCTGCAAGGTAAGAAATGCCTCTGCAATTGGGGACAAACGTTACTCTTGCCTATGGAAAAAGAGACCATGTATCATACATGTGGGAAGCATTGCTGTGCAGCCAGCTTGAggacagaggaagggaaaggTGAGGAGAGCAGGGCAATTCCATTTGCCAAATGTGACTCTTTTCCTGCCCACACAGCGTGGGAAGAGCCTCAGCAGAACTGTGTTCacccagagcagcagcactgaaacGGAGGTCTTGTCTCCAAGTATCTGTCACTGGAATGTGCGGACTTCACGTTTGGCCCGATGGCTGAGTGCCATTTCGCTCACCTCTAACGTTCAGGTGCATCTCATGCTTCTTGCCACCCGAGGAACAGTTCACGTCGGCAGGGGAGCTGTCGTGATTCTCAATAACGTACTTCCTGTCCCCTCTGGTTGGTTTTATCCCAGTTATTTCCCAGACTATGTCGCTCTCTTCAGACGAGGGACAAGTGATTGTCACTGTGGTTCCTGAGATCTCCACCAGGAATTCTTTGTTGGAAGGTGGGCCAACGAGAAGAGAAACCAGCATTACAAATGGCTTCTGCTTGGAGACCACTAACAGCAATTAGGGGCGACTCATTATAACTTGTTTTTCTGATGGGTGATAACAGTAGCAACTAACAAACAAGATGGTTTTGCCTCCTAAAATACTGCTTGAACTGAAATATTTCTATCTACCTTTTAGTCCACACCTTCGAGGTCTCTGCAGTCTTTATATCATGATAAATAGTTAAGAATGCTGGTAAAACACTTACCCTCCTGTACTTCGGTATCGTCTGCAAAGGAGAGAACAATACCTGTTAATGAATCGGGCTTGCTTGTTTCTGCTGAAAAATACCCAATCCTGCCTGGGGTCACTTGCAGTAATTAGGAACAATAAATGACAGACAGCTTTTCATACCAGTGAGATTAGCAACAACTAATGAACCGGGAATTTTTCCTATCCTGCTATATTTGCAAGATTCACATATTCCTATTTGACTTTTAGTCCTCACTTGTGAGGCATACTTGGTCTTTTTATCATACTAAGTAGCTAAGAATGCTGGTAGAATACACTTACCCTGCTGAACTGTGGTGTGCACTGCAAAAGAAAGAATGATAAGTGTTAAGTAATTTAGCTACTGCTGTTATACACCTTTCCTACTTCAAGGATATATTTTCTGAACTCAGCTGCTTAAAAGAGATGTTTATACTCCTATATTTGTGCTAAAGGCATTAGAAGCGTTCTGGTAGCTGAGACAGGATGTTGTTCTGAGATGAAGGCTTTTCCTTTGGAAGCCATTTTTAACGCAGAATAGCGCAGAATGGAAATTTGACTGATTTTCTGACCCGGTTTAGAAAAAGGGTCACTGCAAGCTGTACACACAGCAATTTTGCTTGATGGTCATGGACCACAGACTGCTGGAAAACCAAGCCTGGTTTCTGCAATAACGTGGAAATTGCTGCCACTCCCATGATATTGCAGTGAGTTTGAACTGAAGATATTCACCCGTGATCGCAAACAATTGTAAGAAAAGCACATGGATGAAGAATAAAGATAAAATTAAACCCATAGAACCTAGTTCACACCGCTGCAGAAAGCAGGGAATCAAGCTCTAACCCAGCTACACGAAGTTTGGAGACCCGGTGTCTTAGTGAATCAAGTAGGAACCAAAATGCATCGGGGACCTTAGGTGCTTTTCTCCAGCCCGAGCGGGCTGATTCCCGTTTCTCggcctggggagcagcagctccaTCGGTGCCATGCGTGCCAGCTGTGGCTGCGGGCGCCTTGCAGAACCAGCTGTGTGTCCCTGCGCCCCCTCCCCTGCAGCCGCCCCCCGGGCCCAGCCGGACTCACCCGCACAGAGCAGCAGTCCCAGGAGAGGCAGGGACCGCTCCAACCTCATCCTTGTCTTCCTCTTCCCTACCACATCAGATGGGCATCACCGAGGCTGGCTGcgagggaggaaagaagacaaTTGGCTTTTTGAGTTCTCGCTTACAAGAAAGAGGCCCAGGACTTTTTTCCCAGAATTGTGCGTGGCAGCGAGCTGAGCGGTGCTGGGGAGACTCACTGTTTCCAGTGAAACCTGCAAGCGGCCAAGAGAGACACGGAACACGTATGATAAAATAAGCCCATGTCAGGAAGTGCGGAGGCTCAAAACGTGTTCCCGGAACGTCACTGAGAGCGAGGGGcggctgctctgcaccagccccGTTCAGGTCTCGGGAGATCTGTTGTGACTGCTCCAGGAGCGGCAGGAGAGAGAAATGAGCCTAGACGAGATTTGCCATCAGGACCTTCCTAACAACTTTTCAAAGTGTTCCTGAGATCAAACTACTGCAAGCAACGCAACGACAGAACAAACAACACAGGAACCAGAAACACTACAAGAAGCACCTTGAGACACTGTAGAGCCAGCAGAAACGAGTCTGTAAGTGCCAGGCTGTAAAACCTGCGGGTTTTAGCAATTGGTGATGCAATCTGGACCCTTGTTATCCTGCTCTAACGCATCTCGTTCATTCCTGCTGCCTCTCCAAGAGCAGCATTTGCCAGGTCCTGACCCAGAGTCTCCTCTGCACACACGGTGACAGCGaggagctcagcacagggtggccAAGCACAGCAGCCCCTCCTGCAAACCTGAGCCCAACGCTCTGCTCCTGACATACTCGATGACTCGCTCTCCTGTCAGGAGGGAACTCGCTTCACCGTGTTGCTGTTTCTCTTCAGTTTCAATATGAGGCTGTAAAAGCAACTCTACATCTCCATGCAGCATTCAAT
Proteins encoded:
- the CD3E gene encoding T-cell surface glycoprotein CD3 epsilon chain, coding for MRLERSLPLLGLLLCAVHTTVQQDDTEVQEEFLVEISGTTVTITCPSSEESDIVWEITGIKPTRGDRKYVIENHDSSPADVNCSSGGKKHEMHLNVRVCANCQEVDALAVTGIVTADLLITFGVLILVYYFSKDKKGKASASTGGRPRAQKMQRPPPVPNPDYEPIRKGQREVYAGLEPRGF